GGTCGTCGAGGTCGGCGAGGTTCACCGGATCCGCCCGGTCGTCGGGATTGCGCCACAGCATGTAGCCCACGCTCACCGACATCGCGACCATCGTGTCGCCCTGCTGCTGAACCATCAGCGCGAGGCTGTCATCGTCTTCGAGGGACGGCTGCGGAATGAAGCCGCGCACGGGAACGGGCAATTCCTTCGCCCGCTCGGCCTGATCGAGCCGAGGGTCGGGGGCGTCTTCGGGAAGCACTCCGGCGAACTGCATGCTGTCGAGTGTGACGGCACGATCGAAGGGCGGCAAGAGTGGGCGGATGCTGCGCCGTCACCCCTTGACCGCGCGCGCGGCGGTTGATTCGATCAGGACATGCCCATCGTCGAGTCCGCGGATGGAACGCCGATCCATGTCGAGTCGACCGGCGACGGCCCGGCCGTCGTGGTCGTGAACGGCGCGTTCTCGACGGCGGCCGACGCCTCCGGGATCGCCGACGCGCTCGTCCGTGCGGGGTTCACCGCCGTCCTCTACGATCGCCGAGCGCGCGCCGGCAGCGGCGACACCCGCCCTTTCGCACCTGAGCGCGAGGCCGACGACCTCGCCGCGGTGATCGCCGGCGTGGGCGGGGCGGCGGCCGTCCTCGGCCACTCCTCGGGCGCCGTGCTCGCCCTGTTCGCGGCCTCGCTGGGCGTGCCGACCGGAACCCTCGTCCTCTCCGAACCGCCGTTCCACTTCGGTCAGGACGATCCGCCGTCCGACCTGCCCGAGCGTCTGCAGCTGGCGGTGGACGAGGGGCGCGAAGCCGACGCGGTGACGACGTTTCAGACCGAAGGCATAGGGCTGCCCCCGGCGATGGTCGAGCAGATCCGGTCGAGCCCGATGTTCGCCGGCCTCGTCGCGCTGGCGCAGTCGACCGTGTACGACGCGACTCTCACCCGACAGATCTCGACCCCCACGGCGGCGATGCGCGAGGTCGGCGTGCCCGTGGTCGTGCTCACCGGCACCGATACCTTCCCCTTCCTCCACGCGGCGTCGGAGCGCCTCGCCGAGGAGGTGTCCGGTGCGGTGTTCGTCGAGGTCCCCGAGTCGGTGCAGCACCGGCTCGATCCCGAGGCGACCTCGCGGGTCGTCGCCGCGCACCTGCGCCCGTGATGCCGCGGCCCCGCAGCATCCGCTCAACGAACTCAATGAAGGAGACGACATGTTCACCACAGACAGGGCTTTCAGCGGATTCTCCGTCGATGACATCGACGCTGCGCGATCGTTCTATCGCGACATCCTCGGACTCGAGACCGTCGATGACGAGATGGGCTTCTTCAGCCTGAGGCTCGCGTCGGGTGCCTCCGTGTTCGTCTATCCGAAGCCGAACCACGAGCCCGCGAGCTTCACGATCCTGAACTTCCCGACCGACGACGTCGAGGCGGCGGTCGACGAGCTGAACGCGCGCGGGGTGACGACAAAGATCTACCGCGACGACGAGATCGCGACCGACGAGAAGGGCATCCAGCGCGGCCGGGGTCCGACGATCGCGTGGTTCCGCGACCCGGCCGGCAACGTGCTCTCGGTTCTCGACGCCTGAGCCGCCTCCCGTCAGAGCGTCGGCCAGCCCTCCGGGGCGATGGAGCCCGCGGGGTACTCGTCGAGCGGTACCTTGCCCGCCCGCCACGCGTCGAGCACGGGCTGCACGATACGCCAGCACTGCTCGGCCGCGTCGCCTCGCACCGACAGCATGGCGTCGCCGTCGAGGATCCCGGAGAGCACCTCGGCGTACGCGACGCGGCCGCCTTCTCCGAGGTCGGCCTGGAGGGACACGCGTTCGAGCACGAGCGGGTCGGCGCCACCGTTGACGTTGAGGCCGAGTGACATCGTGTCGGGGCTGAGAGAGAATCGCAGTTCGGTGGGGGCCGTCTCGCCCGTGAAGCCCTGCGGCATGTGGCGCACGGGCTGGAAGGTCACGATCACCTCGGCATCCTTGTCAGCGAGCGCCTTGCCGGAGCGCAGCGTGATCGGGACGCCCTGCCAGCGCGCGGTGCGGATCTCCACCGTCATCTCGGCGAGGGTCTCGGTGTCGCGTGAGGGGTCGACGCCCTTCTCGTCCACGTACGAGGGGTACTCGCGACCATCGACGGTGCCGGCGGTGTAGCGAGCGCGGCGGGACGAGGCGACCGGGTCGTCGCCCAGCACGTGCGTCGCGCGGAGGATCGCCGCGGTCGCGTCCCGCAGGTCGATCTCGTCGAGGGACGACGGCGGCTCCATGGTCACGAACGCCATCACCTGCAGCAGGTGGCTCTGGATCATGTCGATGAGCGCGCCTGCGCGGTCGTAGTACCCGGCGCGACCCTCGAGGCCCAGCGATTCGTCGTACTGGATGACGATCGACGCGATGTCGTCGGCCGACCAGACCGGCTCGATGAGGCGGTTCGCGAACCGCACGCCGAGGAAGTTCAGCACGGTCGAGCGGCCGAGGAAGTGATCGACGCGGAACACCTGGCGCTCCGGCACCAGCTTCGCGAGCACCTCGTTCAGCTCGTGGGCGCTGGCCTCGTCGGTGCCGAAGGGCTTCTCGAGGGCGAGGATCGTGCCTTCGGGGATCTCGACCGATTCGAGCGCCTCGCAGGCCTGCTCCGCTACGGCCGGGGGAACCGCGAAGTACAGAGCGGGGCGCCCCTCGGCGGCGTTTAGCAGCGCCTGCAGGTCGTCGGGCTTCGTGATGTCGGCCTTCGAGTAGGTCGTGGCCGACACCGCGGCGAACGCACCCTTCGCATCGGTCGTCTCGAACGCCTTCTCGACCACCTCGCGCCAGTGCTCATCGGTCCAGTCGTCCATGCCCGCGCCGTGCAGGCGCACCGACCGCTCGGGCTCGCGCACGAGCAGCTGACCGAGCGCGGGGAGCAGAAGCCTCGAGGTGAGGTCGCCCGAGGCGCCGAGGATGATCAGGGTGGTGTCGGCGGTCATGAGCCCCACCCTAGGACTCGCCGGGCGCTCCGGTACGGTCGCGCTCCGGAGTTGACAGAATCATGCCGTGCCCGCAGCTATCGAGGACTACGCACTGCTGAGCGACTGCCGTACGGCGGCCCTGGTCTCGGCGACCGGCAGCATCGATTGGCTGTGCCTGCCCCGCTACGACTCGCCCTCGATCTTCGGCGGCCTGCTCGGCGACGACTCCCACGGGTCGTGGAGCCTGCGCCCGACCGACCCGGCGGCGATCGCCGAGCGTCGATACGACGACGACACCTTCATCCTCGTGACCCGCTGGACGGCGGCGGCGGGGATCGCCGAGGTCTACGAGTTCCTGGCCTACGACGATGCGCGGCACGACCTCGTGCGGCGGGTCATCGGTGTCAGCGGTGCGGTGGAGTTCGAGAGCGTGCTGCGGCTGCGCTTCGATTACGCGCGCGCGCTTCCCTGGGTGCGGCAGATCGGTTCGCCCGACGACCCGGCGCTGCTCGCGATCGCCGGACCTGCCGCCGTCGTCGTGCGCGGCCCGCTGCACACCGCTCACGACCAGGCGCACCGCGCGACGTTCTCCGTGGCTGCCGACGAGTCGGTCGACAGCACCCTCAGCTGGGCCCCGTCGTACGACGACGTTCCCGAGCCCGTCGACGTGGAGGGGGCGTGGGAGCGCACGCGCGAATGGTGGACCGACTGGGCCAGCACCCTGTCGCATGACGGCCCGCACCACGACCTGGTGATCCGCTCGCTCCTGGTGCTGCGAGCGCTGACCCATCGCGACACCGGCGGGATCGTGGCCGCGGCGACGACCTCGCTGCCCGAGCAGGCGGGCGGCCCGCGCAATTGGGACTACCGCTACGTCTGGCTGCGCGACGCCGCTCTCACCCTGCAGGCCTACATCGCCCACGGCTATCTCGCCGCTGCCGCGCGGTGGCGCGAATGGCTGCTGCGTGCGATCGCCGGAGACCCCGCCGACATCCAGATCATGTACGGCATCGCCGGGGAGCGCGACCTCCCCGAGCGCGAGCTGCCGAATTTCCCGGGCTACGAGGGCGCCGCCCCGGTGCGGATCGGCAACGGCGCCGTCGACCAGTGGCAGGCCGACGTGATCGGCGAGGTGATGGTGGCGTTGGATGCTGCGCGCCAGGCCGGACTGAGCGAGACCCCGTTCTCGTGGGCGCTGCAGCGGGCGCTCCTCGCGCAGGCGGCGGAGACGGTGGACGAGCCGGATCAGGGGATCTGGGAGATCCGCGGCGAACCGAGGATGTTCACGCACTCCCGCGTCATGATGTGGGCGGCCTTCGACCGGGGCGTTCGCGCCGTCGAGCAGCACGGCCTCGACGGTGAGGTGGAGGAGTGGCGCGCCCTGCGCGATCGCCTGCGCACAGCGATCGACGCCACCGGTGTCGGCGACGGCGGCTATTTCGTGCAGCACGACGCGACGACCGAGGTCGACGCGTCGCTCCTGCAGCTTCCGCTCGTCGACTTCTGCGCCGCCGACGACCCGCGCATGCTGCGGACGGTGGAGCGCATCGAGGAGACGCTGATGCCCGACGGGTTCGTGCGTCGGTACCGCACGTCATCGGGAGTCGATGGTCTGTCCGGCGACGAGAGCGCGTTCCTCGCGTGCTCGTTCTGGCTCGTGCAGCAGTACGCCGCCTCCGGACGGCGCGAGGACGGCGGGGAGCTGATG
This portion of the Microbacterium hatanonis genome encodes:
- a CDS encoding alpha/beta fold hydrolase; translated protein: MPIVESADGTPIHVESTGDGPAVVVVNGAFSTAADASGIADALVRAGFTAVLYDRRARAGSGDTRPFAPEREADDLAAVIAGVGGAAAVLGHSSGAVLALFAASLGVPTGTLVLSEPPFHFGQDDPPSDLPERLQLAVDEGREADAVTTFQTEGIGLPPAMVEQIRSSPMFAGLVALAQSTVYDATLTRQISTPTAAMREVGVPVVVLTGTDTFPFLHAASERLAEEVSGAVFVEVPESVQHRLDPEATSRVVAAHLRP
- a CDS encoding VOC family protein produces the protein MFTTDRAFSGFSVDDIDAARSFYRDILGLETVDDEMGFFSLRLASGASVFVYPKPNHEPASFTILNFPTDDVEAAVDELNARGVTTKIYRDDEIATDEKGIQRGRGPTIAWFRDPAGNVLSVLDA
- a CDS encoding glucose-6-phosphate dehydrogenase; translation: MTADTTLIILGASGDLTSRLLLPALGQLLVREPERSVRLHGAGMDDWTDEHWREVVEKAFETTDAKGAFAAVSATTYSKADITKPDDLQALLNAAEGRPALYFAVPPAVAEQACEALESVEIPEGTILALEKPFGTDEASAHELNEVLAKLVPERQVFRVDHFLGRSTVLNFLGVRFANRLIEPVWSADDIASIVIQYDESLGLEGRAGYYDRAGALIDMIQSHLLQVMAFVTMEPPSSLDEIDLRDATAAILRATHVLGDDPVASSRRARYTAGTVDGREYPSYVDEKGVDPSRDTETLAEMTVEIRTARWQGVPITLRSGKALADKDAEVIVTFQPVRHMPQGFTGETAPTELRFSLSPDTMSLGLNVNGGADPLVLERVSLQADLGEGGRVAYAEVLSGILDGDAMLSVRGDAAEQCWRIVQPVLDAWRAGKVPLDEYPAGSIAPEGWPTL
- a CDS encoding glycoside hydrolase family 15 protein; protein product: MPAAIEDYALLSDCRTAALVSATGSIDWLCLPRYDSPSIFGGLLGDDSHGSWSLRPTDPAAIAERRYDDDTFILVTRWTAAAGIAEVYEFLAYDDARHDLVRRVIGVSGAVEFESVLRLRFDYARALPWVRQIGSPDDPALLAIAGPAAVVVRGPLHTAHDQAHRATFSVAADESVDSTLSWAPSYDDVPEPVDVEGAWERTREWWTDWASTLSHDGPHHDLVIRSLLVLRALTHRDTGGIVAAATTSLPEQAGGPRNWDYRYVWLRDAALTLQAYIAHGYLAAAARWREWLLRAIAGDPADIQIMYGIAGERDLPERELPNFPGYEGAAPVRIGNGAVDQWQADVIGEVMVALDAARQAGLSETPFSWALQRALLAQAAETVDEPDQGIWEIRGEPRMFTHSRVMMWAAFDRGVRAVEQHGLDGEVEEWRALRDRLRTAIDATGVGDGGYFVQHDATTEVDASLLQLPLVDFCAADDPRMLRTVERIEETLMPDGFVRRYRTSSGVDGLSGDESAFLACSFWLVQQYAASGRREDGGELMTRVCEAANDLGLLSEEYDPAGRRQLGNTPQALSHLALVGAADALHR